The Cellulophaga lytica DSM 7489 nucleotide sequence AAATAGGTCTCTGTATTTTGTATTTTTAGTATTTGTCATATTAAAAAAAGTTAGTGTTTACCTACTAATATACAAAAGTAATGCCACTGTTTGTTATGATAGGTCTGAACTAATTAACTTTAAAAACTCATTACGCGTTTCTTGCTTCTCAAACTGACCTCTAAAACCAGATGTTGTGGTTACAGAATTTTGTTTTTGCACGCCACGCATCATCATACACATATGAGATGCTTCTATAACAACTGCAACCCCTTGTGGTTTTAAGGTATTATTTAAACATTCTAAAATATCGTGAGTTAAACGTTCTTGCACTTGTAACCTTCTTGCAAAAACGTCAACAATTCTAGGTATTTTGCTTAACCCAACAATATGTCCGTTTGGTATATATGCTACGTGTGCCTTTCCAAAAAAGGGCAACATATGGTGCTCACATAAAGAGTATAATTCTATATCTTTAATAATAACCATATCATCATAATCTTCTTTAAACATTGCAGCTTTTAATATCTCTACAGGGTCTTGCTCATACCCTTGTGTTAAAAACATCATAGCTTTTGCTGCTCTCTCTGGGGTTTTTACCAAACCTTCTCTACTAACATCTTCACCTACACCTTCAATTATTTTAGCGTATTTTTCTTTTACAGATTCGGTTGCTTCTAAATTGTATTCTTCAAAATTTTTATAAAAAGACATCTATATATTGTTTTGTACTCGTTTCATTATGCTGTGCACTAATTTTAAAGCAAAATGCTCTATTTATTCAAAAATAGGTATTAAAATTGAATACCGCTTTCTTTTATTTATTTTTGCCATATCAACGCTAATGAGTACTTTCATTGGCGAAAAAGATAGGGAATGATAAAAGCTAAAAATATTCAAAAGTTTTACGGAGACCTTCAGGTTTTAAAAGGTTTAGATATTCATATAAAAGAAAATGAAATTGTATCTATAGTTGGTTCTTCTGGGGCAGGTAAAACAACATTACTTCAAATACTTGGTACATTAGATGCTATTTCTAAAACAGCATCTAGTGAATTAATAATTAAGAATACAGACATTACCACATTAAAAGATAAAGAACTAGCTAAATTTAGAAATGAGCATATTGGCTTTATTTTTCAGTTTCACCAGCTATTACCAGAGTTTACAGCTTTAGAAAATGTTTGTATCCCTGCTTTTATAAAAAAAACAACTAAAGAAACTGCCGAAAAAAGAGGAAAAGAACTTTTAGATTTTCTAGGACTTTCTCATAGATACCATCACAAACCTAGTGAGCTATCTGGAGGAGAACAACAACGAGTAGCTGTTGCAAGAGCTTTAATAAATAACCCTTCTATTATTTTTGCAGATGAACCTAGTGGTAACTTAGATTCTGAAAGTGCAGACAACCTACACAAACTATTTTTTAAATTACGAGATGAGTTTGGCCAAACGTTTGTAATTGTTACTCATAACCAAGAGTTAGCAGATATGGCAGATAGAAAATTGGTAATGGTAGACGGACAAATAACATCATAATATGCTAAAAATAGTTTACGCTTTTTTAAAAAATCCTACCAATACACCAGATGAAAATACAGACTTTGGGTATAGATTTGTAACCTTTATTAAGCTGCTTTTTTGGGGCTTATTAATAGGTATTGGTATTGTTGTTTTTAACTCTATTTGGGAAACAACAGGTATTTTAGGACCTAATGAGCACGCCTTAAGCTCTGTTATGGATGATTATACTACTCCTATGCTTTTTTTATTAATTGTTATAGTTGCACCTTTGTTTGAAGAGTTGCTTTTTAGAGGTCCGCTTGCTTTTTTTAAAGAAACCAAAAGGTTTAAAATAGCTCTTTATGTATCTATTTTATTATTTGGCGCAGTACACATTAGTAATTTTGAAATTACACCAATGGCACTTGTATTGTCGCCTTTTTTAGTTGCACCACAACTAGTTTTAGGTACTTTTGCTGGCTTTATTAGAATAAAATTTGGTCTAATTTGGTCTATTGCGCTACACGCTTGCCACAACTTTATTCTGTTTTTACCTTTGGCACTTATTAAACTTTTAGAACTTCCTATAGAATAATGACAAAAGCTGAGTTAAAAGAGTTTTTAGATGTTAAGGTTGTACAATACAACAATCCAGATTTTATAAATTCAGATCCACTACAGATTCCGCATCGTTTTACAAAAAAAGAAGATATTGAAATTGCTGGTTTTTTAACGGCAACTATAGCTTGGGGAAACCGTAAAAGTATTATTAAAAATGCGGATAAAATGATGGCTCTTATGCACAACTCTCCGCACGATTTTGTTTTAAACCATTCTGATGATGATTTGGGTAATTTTAAAGGTTTTGTACACCGTACATTTAATGAAACCGATTTTGCTTTTTTTGTACAGAGTTTAAAAAACATTTATACAAATCACGGTGGCTTAGAAGCTGTTTTTAAAACGCATACCAAAGAAAACGACTTACAAACTGCTATTTCTAAATTTAAGACTACTTTTTTTGAAATAGAACACCCTTTACGTACCACAAAGCATATATCTGACCCTTTAAAAGGTTCTGCTGCTAAACGTATTAATATGTTTTTACGCTGGATGGTACGCGACTCTAATACCAATGTAGATTTTGGCATCTGGAAAACTATAGACCCTGCACTACTCTCTTGCCCCCTAGATGTACACTCTGGCAACGTTGCCCGTAAATTAGGGTTGCTAAAACGAAAACAGAATGATGCTAAAGCTTTAGCTGAATTAGATAAAAGCTTGCGTAAACTAGATCCTAAAGACCCATCTAAGTACGACTTTGCTTTGTTTGGACTTGGAGTTTTTGAAGGGTTTTAGATTAGATTTTTAGTTTTTCTCTATTTTCTCTTCTCTATTTTCTATTATCTCTTATTTATATTAAACTAAAAACAAGTTCATCTCCAGTAAATTTCTGAGCTAGTATATTTATTGCGGTGTTTGATAATTGCAACACTCTTGGGTAACCACCTGTGGTTTGGCAATCTTTCATTAAAATTATAAGTTGCCCAGACGGAGTTAGCTGTACTGTTCCTGGCAATACTACGGATGTTATTATAGGTTCTAAAGTATTAGGCAAAAGCTCTGTTAGTTGGTATGCCATTCTACTATTATTTTTTGAAACCGTAAACCCTGCATTTAATAGTTTTTTCTGTTGTTGAATAGTTAACTTATGAAACTCTGGCCCTTTATGCGCGGTAATGATTTTTTCTTCTAAATAAACATTATTTACAGCTAAACTAGCGTTTGATTGTTTTTCTATAGTTACAGCATTTTTAATAGGTAAAAGAAGATTTTTTTGTATGGTTTGATGCTGAGTAACGTTTTTAAACATACTTCTACTTTTCATAACAACATCAGTTAAAAATCCGCCTAAAACAGCTATATAACCTCTAAAACCACTCTTTTTTGCTCCAAAAGACAAAATATCGTCCTCTTTTACAACAATTACACTATTATTATTTATAGGTATGCTATTTAATTTTGGCTGAAAATCCCCTCCTGAAATACATATTTTAGTGGTACATAAAAACTGAAGTTTTGGACCTGTCATTGTAAACTCTAAAACGGCATTATTTTTAGTATTTCCTAATAACAAATTAGCTATTAAAGCAGCTCTTTCATCCATTACACCTGCGTAAGGCACTCCGTATTGCTGGTAGCCAAACCTACCTAAATCTTGTACCGAGGTAAAAAAACCTGTTTGCAATACTTTAACCATTGTAATCCTCACTTTCTATTTGAAAAACATCAGCATTTACTAAAGTTTTTATATCATCATACTTCTTTTTTGTAACCGAATAAAACTGAATAGCATCTCCTGGTTTAGCAAAACAAGGAACATCTTTGGTTACATCAAAAAAAGGAAGTGGTGAGTTGCCAATAATATTCCAACCTCCAGGGCTTTCTACAGGGTAAACTCCCGTTTGGTTACCTCCTATTGCCACCGCACCTTTTTCTATTTTTAAACGCGGCGTTGCTTTTCTGGGCATTGTTAATTCTTTTGGCAACCCTCCTAGATATAAAAATCCAGGTAAAAAACCCACAAAATATACAGTATATACGGTTTTAGTATGCAGTGCTATAATTTGGTCTACACTACTATTTTTCTCCGCAGCTATTTCTTTAAGGTCTATTCCAAATTCATCATCATAACAAACAGGAATTTTCCAAAGCTTATAATTACTAACGTTTAATTTGGATTTATGAAGATATATTGTTTTTAGAGTTTCAATTTCAACAGGCAAGTCTACTTTAACATCATCAAAAGCTACTAAAAGAGAATTGTAAGCCGTTGTAACCTGAATTCCTGATGTGTAAAAAGTTTCAATTTTAGATCTAAACTCTAATACATCACGTAAAATACCTTTTGTAATAACAGGCTGCCATTCTACCAAAATAGAAGTATCTCCAAATATTTTATAGTTTACATTAGTTGTCATATGTTAAGCTACATCAATATTTAAACTCTTTAATTTATCTTTTAACTGTTTTATAATTTTTACCGCATTGGGGTTGTCTCCGTGCACACAAAACGTATCTGCTTTAATTGTTTTTATTGTTCCTTGCACAGTAACTACCTTTTTACTGTAAAACATACCGTACACGTGATTAAACAACATATCAAAATCTTGTATAACTGCATTTTTTTGTGATCTAGAAACTAGTGTTAAATCATCATTATAATTACGATCTGCAAAAGCCTCAAACATAATTTCTACACCCTGTTCTATAGCAACACTAGCTATTACAGAATTATAAGGAACATATAATTTTACAGGTAAATTGATG carries:
- a CDS encoding ABC transporter ATP-binding protein, producing MIKAKNIQKFYGDLQVLKGLDIHIKENEIVSIVGSSGAGKTTLLQILGTLDAISKTASSELIIKNTDITTLKDKELAKFRNEHIGFIFQFHQLLPEFTALENVCIPAFIKKTTKETAEKRGKELLDFLGLSHRYHHKPSELSGGEQQRVAVARALINNPSIIFADEPSGNLDSESADNLHKLFFKLRDEFGQTFVIVTHNQELADMADRKLVMVDGQITS
- the folE gene encoding GTP cyclohydrolase I FolE; protein product: MSFYKNFEEYNLEATESVKEKYAKIIEGVGEDVSREGLVKTPERAAKAMMFLTQGYEQDPVEILKAAMFKEDYDDMVIIKDIELYSLCEHHMLPFFGKAHVAYIPNGHIVGLSKIPRIVDVFARRLQVQERLTHDILECLNNTLKPQGVAVVIEASHMCMMMRGVQKQNSVTTTSGFRGQFEKQETRNEFLKLISSDLS
- the pxpB gene encoding 5-oxoprolinase subunit PxpB, with the protein product MTTNVNYKIFGDTSILVEWQPVITKGILRDVLEFRSKIETFYTSGIQVTTAYNSLLVAFDDVKVDLPVEIETLKTIYLHKSKLNVSNYKLWKIPVCYDDEFGIDLKEIAAEKNSSVDQIIALHTKTVYTVYFVGFLPGFLYLGGLPKELTMPRKATPRLKIEKGAVAIGGNQTGVYPVESPGGWNIIGNSPLPFFDVTKDVPCFAKPGDAIQFYSVTKKKYDDIKTLVNADVFQIESEDYNG
- a CDS encoding CPBP family intramembrane glutamic endopeptidase, with amino-acid sequence MLKIVYAFLKNPTNTPDENTDFGYRFVTFIKLLFWGLLIGIGIVVFNSIWETTGILGPNEHALSSVMDDYTTPMLFLLIVIVAPLFEELLFRGPLAFFKETKRFKIALYVSILLFGAVHISNFEITPMALVLSPFLVAPQLVLGTFAGFIRIKFGLIWSIALHACHNFILFLPLALIKLLELPIE
- a CDS encoding biotin-dependent carboxyltransferase family protein, which produces MVKVLQTGFFTSVQDLGRFGYQQYGVPYAGVMDERAALIANLLLGNTKNNAVLEFTMTGPKLQFLCTTKICISGGDFQPKLNSIPINNNSVIVVKEDDILSFGAKKSGFRGYIAVLGGFLTDVVMKSRSMFKNVTQHQTIQKNLLLPIKNAVTIEKQSNASLAVNNVYLEEKIITAHKGPEFHKLTIQQQKKLLNAGFTVSKNNSRMAYQLTELLPNTLEPIITSVVLPGTVQLTPSGQLIILMKDCQTTGGYPRVLQLSNTAINILAQKFTGDELVFSLI
- a CDS encoding TIGR02757 family protein translates to MTKAELKEFLDVKVVQYNNPDFINSDPLQIPHRFTKKEDIEIAGFLTATIAWGNRKSIIKNADKMMALMHNSPHDFVLNHSDDDLGNFKGFVHRTFNETDFAFFVQSLKNIYTNHGGLEAVFKTHTKENDLQTAISKFKTTFFEIEHPLRTTKHISDPLKGSAAKRINMFLRWMVRDSNTNVDFGIWKTIDPALLSCPLDVHSGNVARKLGLLKRKQNDAKALAELDKSLRKLDPKDPSKYDFALFGLGVFEGF